One window from the genome of Paramisgurnus dabryanus chromosome 24, PD_genome_1.1, whole genome shotgun sequence encodes:
- the LOC135724113 gene encoding SLAM family member 5-like isoform X2 — translation MSFIYEIHSVSALCGVYVGGLECFFFMYYFLLTNGVFGVDGDEVKSVTVGDSVTLHTDITQIQTDQQILWMFGPKETRIAEIIKRANLSFIDDNDGRFKGTLKLDSQTGSLTITNITITNSGLYKLTIISNKGTSYKRYNVTVYAHLPVPVISSNSSSCSSSLSSSNSKCVLLCSVLNVRDVSLSWYKGNSLLSSISVSDLNIRLSLPLEVEYQDTNTYSCVVSNPITNQTQHLNINDICQMCSELQYFILVIAAVVVLLVALVVGVIYCYYKKFKQPVKEAQTPETEIVYTQPFSTQRLQHTDFVEADRTEYSCVVTRHK, via the exons ATGTCGTTTATTTATGAAATTCACTCGGTTTCTGCACTATGTGGAGTTTATGTCGGAGGATTAGAGTGTTTTTTCTTCATGTATTATTTTTTGCTCACAAATG gtgtgtttggtgtTGATGGAGATGAAGTGAAGTCAGTGACGGTGGGAGATTCTGTTACTCTACACACTGATATTACTCAAATACAGACAGATCAGCAGATACTGTGGATGTTTGGACCTAAAGAGACTCGTATAgctgaaattattaaaagagcTAATTTGAGCTTTATAGATGATAATGATGGGAGATTTAAGGGCACACTTAAGCTGGACAGTCAGACTGGATCTCTCACCATCACAAACATCACAATCACAAACTCTGGACTTTATAAATTAACTATCATCAGTAACAAAGGAACTTCATACAAGAGATACAATGTTACTGTCTATG CTCATCTGCCCGTACCTGTCATCAGCAGTAACTCTTCAAGCTGTTCTTCATCATTGTCATCGTCAAACTCAAAatgtgtgttgttgtgttcaGTGTTGAATGTGAGAGATGTGAGTCTGTCCTGGTACAAAGGAAACAGTTTATTGTCCAGCATCAGTGTGTCTGATCTCAACATCAGACTCTCTCTACCTCTGGAGGTTGAATATCAggatacaaacacatacagctGTGTGGTGAGCAATCCTATTACAAACCAAACTCAACATCTCAACATAAATGACATCTGTCAGATGTGTTCAG AACTCCAGTATTTTATATTGGTGATAGCTGCTGTTGTAGTGTTGCTAGTGGCTCTGGTTGTAGGTGTGATCTACTGCTAttacaaaaagtttaaacaaccAGTTAAAGAAG CTCAGACTCCAGAGACAGAGATAGTTTACACACAGCCATTCTCTACACAAAGGCTTCAGCATACG GATTTTGTTGAAGCAGATCGCACAGAATACTCATGTGTAGTGACACGgcataagtaa